A stretch of DNA from Cannabis sativa cultivar Pink pepper isolate KNU-18-1 chromosome X, ASM2916894v1, whole genome shotgun sequence:
TTGATTAAACCAAACAAGACTTGGTgagtgttatttatttattttaaaagggttttattttttgaaactatATATGCATTGGATTATATAGTTTCATCCCAATACAAGGTAGACAAATGTCAGTAAGAGCACttattataattatcaaattttgCACGCCCAAAAAGTATTACTATATTAGAATAGATTATGAAAGTTTGTTATTGTcaaataatatgtaataaagaTATAAACATGATGtaattgatttggatgtgtgttttttctttttacctATAGTAGATTTGGATTTTTTTGAAGAGACAAATTCAAAAGGACAAACATTAGTATAGGGCACAAATGAGAACCAAAAACATACTTGCTTGGCTAGCtagctttttctttttcataaaattaaaattaaaaaattattatttaattagctAGCTAGTCATTGTACCGTGTGGATGATCAGATTGGTGACTTCAAGATATATATTATTCTGCAATAACTTGGAAATTAAtaaacctaatcaaaatctcCATATATACAACAAATGCATAATAAGTtatgataataaaatataaaatatatatctccTAACATATTAGATGATCTAATTAAAAAGATGTACCCAGGCCTATCTACGGTTGTAACATCTCCAATGTATGCATCATACATGTTATAATATAAGTAATTAGatggtaattatatatatgcaatACAATATTAATCAAATTAACTAACATTTCTTCTAACTTCGAAcatcttaattaattatattaaaaaaaatgtaataatacTATTAATAGCTGTCATAGTGATATACAagatcttaattaattaatattataaatataataataattaacgtCACAACAACTAACCTAGCAGTAAGGAAATATCATAATATAATTCAACTATATATAGATAAGAGAcccattatatatattaattaaaataaaaccaagaataataatattctttttcttcttcttctttatttctttttccaagaaatttttttatacatCTTAAAGAAgcagtaaaagaaagaaaaaaaaatacacagtaACATACAATTTTTTACTCAGTCATGATCAGACTTTTTCTTCAACAACAATATTTAAAGTAGCAATATTACTATTAGTATTGGAGTCAATTATTTCAGATGAGATTCTACCTACTCtcctacaaaacaaagacattCCAACCCACATAAGACTCTTAATGACTTTCACCATACCAATAGTGACAGTCAAGTAATACAACCACCAGCCAGCAAAGTCAGCCAAACCAACCTCCATTAACATCTCACCTTTAGCCTCAGCCACAACCACCAACGACTCAACCTCGTCCCTCAGCCGCCAATACCACAACCCACCGAAACTCCCAGCTATGGCTCCTCTCTCGAACCACTTCTCGTTCCTCGAAACGACACCAAAAATGGTGTCGTCCACCACAGGCTTAACCACAAGCCTCGACCAATGAAGCATCGTTTCGTGCAAGCCGAGAAAGAAAATGACTCGACTCACCAAAGTCCTGTCCGTACCGAAGCTCGAAAAATCTGTTCCCAATGAAACGGTTCCTTCGATCCCTAAACCCACGCACACTTGTAATGTGATTAGGAAAATCCAGGCGGCGCTGAGGCGGAGTCTACGGCTGAGGAGAGCGGTGGTCAACGGTAGTGACTCGCTGAGGAGTGTGAGCTTGCCTACTGTTAGGGTGTGGACGAGTGTAGCTATGCTTATGGTGGAGACTATGAGATAGAGGATTGAAGGGCTTGTGTGGAGGAATATGGAGAAGAAAGGTGGAGACGGTTGTAGCTGGTTGAGGAGGAAACGGGCGCAGGCGATCCTAGCCAAGAGGAGAAAAGATAATGGAAGTAAGAGGCTTAGTAATGTTGTTGTGGTTATTCGAAATGGGACTCTTACTAAGGCTGATTTTATCAAAATCTTGTTGTGATGAACAACTAGTGTATGATCATGATCATGGTCACTCATTTTAGAACAaagattatttataaatgtaccTCTAatctatgtgtttttttttttgtttggatgAGAAGGTGGAAAAGTTTatgatgtatatatatgtgaggGTTTTATATTTGTAGCAACGACTTGTATAtgatcattattatttatttgtttgtgAACATATTTATTGTTAGAGTGGTTGACACGTCTATATATGTATGGCGTTCTTttaagtttgaattatttattgttTGGCATAAATTATTAAGacatgtaaattattattttttttaagtgaaAGTATACATATGAAGCATTGCGCGCTATATAAACAAAGATTTTAGCCTATCAATTCTTGTTCTatgattttctttttctatgtacatatatatatattgttcacatatatatatatatagttatagtTATAGTTTGTTTGTAGCGTTTGAATTTTGTCTCGATTGTTTATATTCTTTTTTCTCAAATGACATTTACATGTTTAGGTATAATTATACAATGTGGatcttatatttttaagtatttgTTTGTTagatatgtgtatataaaatgTAATGTAACAATGAAGTATAAGGTGGGAGTTGGTTTCTTTGACTTTACGTCTCTATCCATTCTGACGTGGCAAGTTGCAGCCATATGATTGCGTAGTGGAATATTACTCCCTtttgtttattatatataatcataacaatatattttaaaatatagtttttagaaacaataaatattattatcgaTATATAAACGAAATATGTTAGTTTGTTTTTTAAGTAAACAATttcaataaaaatgaaaaaagaaataaaaaagaagaagcATTTAGTAATGGAGGGCTTGTATAGTACCACTACCTATCCATGACGCGCGTTGTCTAAAAAGAATAGctgattaattaataataagaaatatGGATCcaatttataatttcttttaattaactttttaaaaaatatatatttttcaagtaataattagtatttagtataactatatatatgtgagattaaatttatataaaacatatacaatttttttgcaGCGATCAATTGAGAGATGGATCACAATcctaaagttgaaaattaaggATCCAAATCCTCTAGTGCACCCACTTTTTTCCTGATTATTTCTTTAAGActattttatgtgttttatgACTGATTATACATATGGGTTTTAATATTAGTTGTTTAACTTTATTAATTACAAAACACATATATGTATTAggtaaaattaaattaacacGTTATACATAATTGTGATGTTTCGTGATAGGCTGTTGATTCTTGATATGAAGGTCAACGATCGTACCTTATACATTAACACAaacgtatacatatatatatatatatgtaacttATATATCATGAATACCAATATCTTTTGTAGCTATACATTATAAAATTAGCAACTTTATAAGAGAATCACAAAAACACTCCTTGACAAACCTCAAGAAAaactaatattaaattattcagGACCCCAAATAATGAGTATAATGACAGTACACCATATAATATGAAACATATAGTAGGAAATGCctttacataatatatatatatatatatatatatatatatatatatatttgagacatattgaaaatttaaagaaagtaACGTAAAATAGCATCAAAAAGGTGTAAAAGGAAATCATGTGTTATAATTAATATGCAATAATCAACAAATATATATGACCCACAGGCTGCACCATTCAAACCCCCGATCGCCAGTGATCTCAATCCCCCAAGCGGTGCCTCCCCATTTGCGCTACCGTAAGTGAGAgatcgcaagtcaaagtttggAGGTTCAAACTTTGAATGCACTTTTCGATCACTTTTGGTGTCCGTTTGATGATCTGTCTTAACAACTAGAATCAGACGTTGAGGAGAACAATCTCATCATTTCGCCCGACTCGATAGTTTTTTTGGTGATATTTTTGTAGCTCTGCCCCTTTCCAACGATTTTTTAGTGATACCGTGTACTTTTTTGACAAATAGTTGGCATGAGCATGATCTACTCGTATGTACTACCCTTATTTTCAGTGACTTTTTCGGTACACCAATTTCTACCGCCACTGATAGTTAGTATGCACCGCTTAGGTGAGGTTTTGAACTCTAAACTTTAATATAGTCATTTTATATATTGTTGGACTTGATTTTGAATGTAGAATGCAATAATGATGATTATTTAGCCATTTGATGGTATAGGTGAAAGTGATATATATGATTGGACTAAACATTTGGAGCTTGGGACTTGAGAGCTTAGGATCATCGTTTTGGACAAAGTTTAACAACTTGAGAGAGGTAGGAactcaacttgattattggacttgattttATTATGATGATTAACATTTGACATATTCCAATTTTAGTGATTtataaatgtttgaaaaattgaaaacttaatctgcatGTTTTTTGGACTGTTCTGGAGGCACTGAgtgttaaatatatttttgcacAATTATCTATGTAGGTTATAATTCTTGGGTTTTATCAAATTACAGCTCGTATGGTGCcaaattttctaaaataaacGGAATATGTACTTTTACTGTTCTTAGCGCCAGTATTGGTTTCGCTGATGAGAGCCATATTTATCTTGTGTATCATAGGAAGATCAGGTGTGCATTCACCTGGTGTAAGACCAATAATCTGTACATGAAGTAAACTGAATTTGAGCCTCAGTATTTTGGTGGTTCGCgactgttaggctatttttagcctatgttttggatccaatttatgtgcgtttttagctgtgttgggacggaattacgcttgttttctatgttttcaggttctttggaataaaagagatctcgggtgcagaaattcgttaaaagacgtgctgagccgaagaaaactcaatttttgagcaattgtgcatatctggccgcggctaaacacaacttggccgcggctagatctcgaAAACTCAGAAGGcttcagtcgccgcggcgatgaagaggctcgccgcggcgagttacGAGATACAGAGAGCACCCAAATTTGGCGATTTctagccgcggcgagaggaagcttggccgcggcgagatcccgtacggaccaggggcattttcgtccatcgaaccctaaatttcaattataaatagaaaattgcgattggaagtctgagagaggcgatttggaaccctaaaacacagcagaaagaggCAAGAAGAGCAGAGTgattcaaagtgaagatccagagtcaatccaccaacagtttctttctctattcctctttaatttctttatgttgaatattgttataggaatggttatggatttatttctgaactaaatttcccatttagggaggatgatgattgttgtttaatgttttgcctagtgtTGTAATAtacttgcctcttgttctttcgattcctcctgcaagttttctcaatttcaggatcaactggtaatatgactgtttgtccttgacggcgcatgcacttaggattcctgaaataaatcaagaaaatattgcaagaaaaaggttagaaaaatcagcaagagaaaatataccaaagtagaagttagtataattttatgtaatattaatctttaacaattccccggcaacggcgccaaaaacttgttgctataattttaaacactacgcaagtatacgcaatcaagtagtaaatctcacacaggtgaggtcgatcccacagggaattggattaaataccactaaactatacttataattctatctggcagatcaaaagtaattatgatttaaaaatagtaaattatgaaagtaattcagaaaacttaataacacaattgaaagttgagcaagatgagataatagggaggagaatcctgttgttgtttacccaaatcgttaatgcttaattactatcctattcttgaagtgaatgacagattatgaaataacctagctcctttcagatcttctagattctaaatcacatgttatctaattaattccttaattaaactaacatgaaatcagcattaagcaataatctactcgtcacataagtcatgcaaatactttcgtttcacatagaacatcgattatcttaattttagcattctcaattctcacttttcagattttgaattgagatcatagaacatgcacaaggtgatcaatcttaaacatgaaattaaacacaaattaagataatttcacaaacaagaatggaggaatggtaattaaacattaactaggcaaaacattaaacaacaatcatcatcctccctaaatgggaaatttagttcagaaataaatccataaccattcctataacaatattcaacataaagaaattaaagaggaatagagaaagaaactgttggtggattgactctggatcttcactttgaatcACTCTGCTCTTCTTGcctctttctgctgtgttttagggttccaaatcgcctctctcagacttccaatcgcaattttctatttataattgaaatttagggttcgatggacgaaaatgcccctggtccgtacgggatctcgccgcggccaagcttcctctcgccgcggctagAAATCGCCAAATTTGGGTGCTCTCTGTATCTCGTAACTCGCCGCGGCaagcctcttcatcgccgcggcgactgaagCCTTCTGAGTTTtcgagatctagccgcggccaagttgtgtttagccgcggccagatatgcacaattgctcaaaaattgagttttcttcggctcagcacgtcttttaacgaatttctgcacccgagatctcttttattccaaagaacctgaaaacatagaaaacaagcgtaattccgtcccaacacagctaaaaacgcacataaattggatccaaaacataggctaaaaatagcctaacagcgACTACCCAGTTTAGGATGTTGTTTTCTATAAAAACCCTTTCATTTCTTCATGAGGGGGATCAAAAAGAGAAATATATAGTCGAAGCTCTGCAAAGATATCCTCTATGCTTTCTTCTTCGAGAGAGAAACCTATAGAAATAGAATTAGGATTTTATATTGTAAACACCACTtgtaatatatttcaaaacccTATAAGGCCAATAtactgactcgtggactatggaTAATTAATGCCCGAACCACTTAAAATCATTTGTCTTAGTTacttaacatttatttaatttctaaagcTTTCAGCTAATTAGTTTCTGAAAATCTCAGTAAACATTTATCATTAATGAGTTTCCTAACCTCTTGATGCTTCCAAGTTGAGTTTATCCCTCGAACATTGCAACACAAGACCTTATCCATTAGGTCTGCGAGGAATTCCTCCTCCCTCATCTGTTTCCATCATTTCACACAAAATCTAACCCACTTGTAACTTAGTATAGTTTCGACATTCAAGGCTTAGTAAGGCTTAGTACTTGTTCCTTAATTGGATTGTGGGAATACTCTTAACTTCTGTTTTTTCCTCCTTGGTACCTTTCCTCTGCCAGATgccatttttctattttatagccCCTAGAGGTTGCACATTCACTTCATTAACTGGTAAATTATCAATAGGATGACCCTTCTCATTAAGAGTCTCATTAGATTTCTCAAGGGTAGCCTTCTTTTTCGAAGCCACTATGGAAATCTATTTCAGTTTCTGTTTTAGGCCTTTTTTACATAAATGTTGTGAGTGACCAAATCTCTTGCATCCCTTTCAATTAATGGGCTTCCATTCATAATAGATGTTAAGATAAACTCTCCGACTTCATTCTCAAAGACAATTTATTCAGGCAGGTCTTGATTAAGAGAGACTTCTATCATAACATGTGCATAAACTAATCTATCTCAATTTCTAGTAGCTTGATACTTTTTTAGGATACACCCAATTTGAGGAAGAATTTTCTTCATGGTCTCTAAATCCCAATACTTAATATCAAGGTTAGAAATTTGAATCCACATAGGAAGTTTGCTCAAGTTTTCTTTATGGAATTTGAATCCACTATGGAATTTTCTTCATGGTCTTGATTAATAGTTTTCTATCAAAGAAAACATATTCACCTACCAAGACCTTAATCCTATCTTCCAAAGTATAGAATCTGACAAAGAAAATTCCATGAGCAATTGAGGAAACTATGTCAATTCCTTTATCTTTCCAAACTCTATGGAAAATACCTTCCATGACATGCAAAGGAGGGTTAGCCACTAGCACATAACAGGCCAAGGAGGAATTCCAATAGGAAATTTCCTCTGCAATATCCCCAATTCCAATTTTAACTCTACCAGACTTcccattttctaattaaaggcACATTACTCACAGATTGTTCAACACACAGAACAGGGAAATGAGCAAGGCCTGGAGAATTACCTGACTTTCTCATCTTTTTTGAAGCTTGAGTAGCCCTAATCTAGGAGGAGATGGTTCATTTTGCACTAGTAATCTCAGTAGGGGCCAGGGTTGCCAACAGTGAGTTTTCCATAGAAAGTGGAGATTGATCTCCACTGGAATGAGCTTGCGATGTTCCAGGAGGTCCTTGTATTGGAGACTTATAATCGAAACTCAAGGAGAGAGGTTCTGACCATGAGCTTCTAATATCGGGGATTCCCGAAATCTTAGATTCGAAAATAGGAGGTTTTAAAAAAGAACCTACAATCTATTTTGAAGCCACTGAGACCTCTTGATATGGATTGAGGTCAGTGAGATTAGTCTTTGAAGTTCCACcaaaatcatcatcattttcaaatTCCAATAGCTCAAGAGCTTGAATCCCTAATAGTTCCGCCATGGATTTAGTCTTGAGAATAGGGTGCTTGGAAATTGGACTCTCTATCTTGCTTTTTTGAGTGATTGCATTCCAACTTTCCAAGATTGAGTTTTCCCTGCCATAGCCACAACTTATGTTGAGAGGAAAATCCTAGTAGagcaatccaaaaaaaataataataaagaaatatttgTTCACTCTAATATGCAACCTATATTCAAACAAGATGCTCTAGCtagataattaataataattctaaaaaaatcaattaccattaCACAAATAAAATTTCCCATTCAAAATGTTAATGaaatatatgataaatatacatttttattaGGCACTATACACATTTACATGCAAGTGCTTAAGATAAAGAAAACATCTATGTCAAGCCGGGCACGTACGTTATAAATTATGCAACATTGGAAGGTTTTTACaatgtatacatataaaaaataataaaggttAAAACTTTAAATACCCAGCTTAAACTTTGTCTTcattatctaaaaaaaataaaggttcATCATCGGATGGTGATGTGATTCCAACtccattattatttattactctaaagaaataataaaaaatagacatGGAAACCCACACCAGTCCCTTGATGACCTTCACAACACCAATCATCACCGTCATGTAATACAACCACCACCCAACAAAGTCAGCCATTTCCAAATTCATATTAATATTATCAAACAATATTAATTCCCATTTAACCTCAGCCACAAACACCAAAGCCTCAACCTCTTCTCTCAACCCTAAATAACACCACAAACACCAAAACCCAATACTCATCAAAACTCTCTTCACCATCTCCTCCTCCTTCTTTCTTCTCCAAACGACACCAAAACTTGTGTCGTTTATCACCGGCTCCACTACTAGACTTGACCAACGAATCATAGTCTCATGCAAACCAAGAAAAAATATTGCTTTACTATACAAAGTCCTGTCCGTACGGACACTTGAGAATTTATTACCTTCTACTACTAATGATAATAAGTCGTTATTCCCTAACCCTAAACCAATGGAAACTTGCATGGTTAGAAGTAAAATCCATGCTACGTAGTTCCCtagagtagta
This window harbors:
- the LOC133031939 gene encoding uncharacterized protein LOC133031939, with amino-acid sequence MSDHDHDHTLVVHHNKILIKSALVRVPFRITTTTLLSLLLPLSFLLLARIACARFLLNQLQPSPPFFSIFLHTSPSILYLIVSTISIATLVHTLTVGKLTLLSESLPLTTALLSRRLRLSAAWIFLITLQVCVGLGIEGTVSLGTDFSSFGTDRTLVSRVIFFLGLHETMLHWSRLVVKPVVDDTIFGVVSRNEKWFERGAIAGSFGGLWYWRLRDEVESLVVVAEAKGEMLMEVGLADFAGWWLYYLTVTIGMVKVIKSLMWVGMSLFCRRVGRISSEIIDSNTNSNIATLNIVVEEKV